The Panicum virgatum strain AP13 chromosome 6K, P.virgatum_v5, whole genome shotgun sequence nucleotide sequence ACATAACATCTTAGCTACCAGTTGCACTACGTACCACAGAACCATCTAACCGCCTTATTATTGCTCCAGCACCTGCTTTCCCAGGATTTCCCTTAGAAGCACCATCAAATTCAAGAATACAAGAGAGCTGCATAAAAGGTCAAACCTGGTGACGAGAAAAGTTGACATACCATCACAGCAAAGACAAGTTGCAAATATACATGCTAGTATGATACCGTAACTACAGAAACGAACCAAGGAACAATGTACATTATTCATACTCACATGACTATCAGGTAATGGTTCCTGCTCATCAACTTTGGGATGCTTCTTTGATGGTCCAGTTTCCTTGAGAAAGTGATTTTTTGGTGCGAGTAAATGAGATAAAGAGAGGTGAGTTTTAAATGGACCACTCATTCACACCTATTGTGGGGGGGAAAATAAAAGGTACTCACAATCTCGTGTGGCCTTTTCAAAGTTGAGGATGCAGCTGCATCAGGTTGCTGAAATCACAACAAATTGCACAACCATCACTCTAGGAGGACGGTAGTAAATAAGATGCAAAGCTAATTACATATTATCAAGCAAAACTGGTGGGCACTTATTTCATTGCAGAATTATTCTATTCACAGAGCGTGGCTCTGCAGCAGCTGGGTGCTGGTTTGGTTGCGTTACCTGGAAAGGGCAGGGAACTAGATCGTCGAACAATTCATCTCGTGCATCTGCTGCGTCAATGGCGTAGAGGGCGTTCCTTAACCCGCGCGCAGCGAGATATTCCTCGGTGTCTTTGCGCAGAGAGTAGCCTTTGAAGACAGTGACGGAAGGGTCGCAAACCTAGGAGCAGCAGATGGTGAGCAAGCAAGCATTAGCAAGGGAAAGGAGCTGACGGAAGTTGAAGGTAGATACCGAATTGCTGACTTGAGCTTGGCACTCGCTGAGGGTCTTGTAGATGCCGATGACGTCCCCCTTGCGGACGACGTAGAAGGGCTCGCCGGCTGCTGCGGAGTCCATTGGCGTCTTTGCGGCGGATCTCTTGGCGGAGCGccgtgaggaggaggaggaggaggaggaggaggaggaggagaagcgtgtgggcggcggcgggacaggAGGCCTGAGAGCCAGGAAGAGGGGGTACTGCCTCCTCCACGCCGCTCTGGAAATCAGCAGTCCACGGAGGAAAGAAGAGCAGCTCCGAATCACCATTAgagaggcggaggcggctggagctggggctggggcttaccaaccgccgccgcgcgggtgccggcgcaggcgctgccttcccttcctcctccaccGGCGACGCGGACAGAGATGGGCCTTTTTGATTCTTTCCTTCTctataagagagagagagaacgaaGGAGGCCCAAATATCGCCGGCCCATGGAATAATATCTCCGGCCCGCGGTGGCCGACaaaatccaatccaatccaaatccaaatccaaatccaaatccaaatgggaacataaggaggaggagaagagagagaagaggaggaataagtcgcggcgggggcagggttcaccaaaccggtgggaaccggtccggtttggcccggcaccaaaccggtccaaattcaaaattcaaatttgaattcaaaaagatgaaaaatttctaaaaaaaattcctgaaaataattcaaggtgcgacgaatctaatggtgtcaaattttctcaaaaattcgttcatttagtatagtttgtggggatttgaatttaaacaaaaaaaacatgcatataaaaatatacaaatacaatgtaaaagtagtacaaaagaggattggagggttcatttaggctaaaatatgttgtacaaacatttaacaaacatttatttagtatactttgcgggcatttgaatttaaataaaaaaagaaaaaaaatttgaatttggccggttaccagtcaaaccgaccggttaccagtcaaaccgaccgctAAGCCGGTCCGAACCGATTGCACGGcgatttttgaattcaaatttgaatttgaccggttccgaccggtttccggccaaaccggaccggtatactgGAACTGAACTCTACCGGTTTGGCCGGACTGGTCGGTAAGTAAAACCCTGGgcaggggtggggtggggtggtcaTCTTCCTCCGTGCCGAGCCGAGCGTGGTCTCTCGCGTGTAGGAATGAAAATGGATGGAAATAGGCGGAAAAACCTCTCAGCCATTTCCGTTTCCGTTTTTTTATTACGAAAAACGAGAGCGGGAGCAAAATAGCCGGGTACGGGAGCGGAAACGGAATATAACGGTTATGAAAACGGACGGAAACCGGAAAATCTACCGGAATACATTATAATTTAATCACCACTCATTTTACATGAATATAACACAAGACACTTCTTTACACAatctatttttcaaaaatataatcaATATTTCTTGTTTCCTACAATTAAAGCGTAAAATATATGTATTGATGTTGAGAAACATGAGAGGAAATATGGTGTgcctatttatttttttttccggATTTTATAAATACGAGAAAAATATAGGATTATCTCGACTAAAAACGGAATTCCGCAAATATGGACAAGATACACTAAAAACGGGATTCCGCAAATACGGACAAGATACACTCTCTCCCGTTTTCCATCTCATTTCCATATTTTTTTCGTAAATACGAAAACGAACAAAATAAATATAGAAATACGAGCGGAACGAGACGATTTTTCCATCCGTTTTCATCCTTACTCGCGTCGCGTCACTTTCCTCAATTTCTTCTCCCCCCGCCCGCGGCCCGCCTcgattcctcctcctcctgcagctgctgcttGCCGTAGAGCAACCGGCGATCCTTGGTCGCCCAACAGATCGATCCAAAGCCGCAGGCCATGGACGGCGCCGCCAACTGGCGCCCCACGCAGGGGGCCGAccctgccgccgtcgccgccgccgccggtggcgtcGACCCtaacgccgccgctcccgccggaGGCGACTGGCGCACCCAGCTCCAGCCCGAGGCGCGAAGCAGGATTGTCAATAAGATGTAcgttcccttcccttccccctCACTGACGTGACGGGATGCAATTTCAATTCCTTTGCGTTCGATTCGATCCGTCCACAcctgcctccctccctccctctttgcGTTCGATTCACCTGCCTACCTCCCTCTCCACTTTGATATGCCTACTATGTTAGGATAGGGTTTGCCGATCCATCTGTGCGCATGGCCCTAATGCTTCGTCTGCCTATTTCTACATATAATCTCATCGCAGATCGCTCACTAGTCATTCCTTGCCATCCAGTCCATCATCCTATCTAGATTACACAATTTCTGCCTAATTTAATTATCAAATTCGAAGAGCAGAAACTACTTGTGTGCTTGCTGCAggatacaaaaaaaattataactagAAGGTCATGTCTCGACCATAAACACACACAGCGAAAGTGCTAACTTAGCCCACGAGCAACACGGGGTCGTCGCGGTTGGACATTTGGCTGATTTTTGTTTCAACCAACAAATTAGTTATTCCCATTAGAACGCCAGCCAGATATCCTAGGTAGACACTTGATGATGTAGCATTTATTGTCTCTGCTTAAGCATCAATATACCAGCCTTTGTGCTGTATACCCTTAGCTGGGtaacaaagatatggaaatatTTATACTTATGTTTCTTTACATCTGGAGGACTTGGATTCTGCTGATGTACTGGGAGAATTGATCGCCTGCACACGGTTTCAGCTCATGTTTTCCCCCTCGACCATGGGAGGAGACATTCCCACTCATTTCATTCTTTTTAGGTTGGCTTGTACACAACAATAACTCATGAttgtgatgaaaaataattaaaaaaaattatttattatttcaTGGTGCTTGCTGCTTGAAGGCCGAACTTGGTGCAGCGTCTCTATATGGCTGCCACTAAATTTGTCCGTTTTACCCTAGCTGCTTTTGTTCAACCATATGTCTGTGCTTTAGCTGTCCACAAATTCCATGCCACTAGTCTCGAGCTTCTGGCTCACTGTTTTTTCCCTGATAAGAGGCTTGCTGTTTGTTTGGACTTATTAAATGGTAGTTGGACACATTTTTCTTAGTATATCTCTCAATATATCTCATCTTTCATTATTTGTGTAGAATGGAGACTCTGAAGAAGCATCTGCCAGTATCAGTGCCTGAGGGGCTTAGTGAGCTTCAAAAAATTGCTGTGCGTTTTGAAGAGAAAATCTATACTGCAGCCACCAACCAGGTATTTTAACCTAAATCTACCTTCTGCATGCAGAATTAGAACTTTTAGTTATGGGGTGGGATCAATGATATCTATGAACAATCTCAAAACCTTTTAGGTCAATTTTTAGGTTCTTGTAGCATCTTTTTACCATCCTAACATAAACTATGGAGCAATGCATATATACTATGTACTGATACCAGGCCTTCTGGTACCAAAATATTATGGGTCTATGCACCTAGTACTTATTAATTGTATTAATGCAAAGCTACATCTTATTTACTTTCCTTTTGTATCACTCAGTCTGATTATCTGCGGAAGATTTCTCTGAAAATGCTGTCTATGGAGAGTCAGACAAAGACACAACAGAACCCTGGAAATGCTCAAGTGATTCCAAATCAAACCCCCCCAGGTCCAGGTACCATGCACCAATGTACAACAGACACCCTTTTGTGATATTGATGTATTTGCTTCTTAGAAACTTGATCACAATCAAGATATTTTTGCAGTAAATTCTTTTTTctaagaaaagagagaaaggaaagagGTCCCAAGTTGAGTCTTGAAAAATACCATAGTTTTAAAAATACCATGGTTTTTAAAAACTAGAAGGTTTGTTGCATCCTAACACCCAGTAGCTCTCCGAAACCAATGTATTTTGCAAAACCGTTGTATTTTTCCAATACTTCGAAAATATTTTGCATCCAAACAGGCATTAGATGCTAATTGTTACTTAACGTAAAGTGATGCATATGCGTTCTGAATGATTATACCATGGTAATTTTCTTTTGAGATACAAATCAGTTCCTAATTGTTTTCAGTATGCTTTCCTTGAGTTCTTTTGTTTTTATCTGTAATATGTTGCAATGAGTTCTTCTGTGTCCCGCAAAATGAAGCTCACTTTCTCAGTTTTTTATCTGTAATATGTTGCATTGAGTTCTTCCGTGTTCTTGTTGCAATTTTAAAGTAAGTGTTCCTTGTCTTAACGATGGCATATTTTCTAAAACAGCGCCTGGCCTTCCTCCACAAGGCAGTAATCCAGCACAGTCATCAGCTATCCCATTGATGTCTCAGCAACAGACACGGCAACCAAATGCTTCTACATCTGTTCAAGGTTCTCTCCCTAGTCTTGGTCAGAGCTTGCCGGGTGTCAGCCAGACATCCACGTTGCAGAACATGTCTGGAATGCCGCAAAACACCATGAACAATGGTTTGGCACAGGGTACTCCACAAGATATGTATGCTGCACAAAGACAAATGGCAggtaggcagcagcagcagcaagcacaGAATCAGTTAATTTATCAGCAGCAAAAAATGTTGATGAACCAGAAATTGCAGCAGAACTCACTCATGCAACCACACCTTCAGCAGCAGCAATCTTTATTGCAGTCAACACAGCTGCAATCTTCACAGCAGGCCATGATGCAGATGTCATCTGGCCTTCAGCCTGGGCAGTCCACCATTTCACAAACGCAGCCCATGGCTATGCAGTCCGCTACTCAGAGCGGCATTCAACAGAATCCTTTGAACTCAGTACAACAATCTGTGCAGTCATTACTCCAGCAGCCTACACAATCTGTAATGAGACAGCAGCAACATCCACAGTCCTCCATGCATCAGCAGCCTTCTTTGCAGCAAACTCAGCCAACTCAACAGTCCAACATTCCTTTGCAACAACAGCAACCACAATTAATGGGCCAACAGTCAAATTTACAACAAAATCAGTTAATCAGTCAACAGAATGGTGCTGGGCTACCGGTTCAGTCAAATAATCTTTTGAATATACAACAGACGCAGCAGATGTTGAACCAGCAATCAATGCCCTTGCACCAGCCTCAACAATTGTCCCCCCAGGGAAATATGTCAAGTctgcatcagcagcagcagcagcagcagcagcaaaatcagcagcagcagcagcagcttcttgGAACTGTGCCAAATGTTTCAAGCATGCAACGAATGCATATGTCAAATAAGGCAATTCAGCAACCAGAGCAGCAACACCATGCTCAGCAGGCATCGATGGGTTTGATGCAACCTCAGTCTCAGCAGAACCAGCTTCAGCAATCTCAACATATGATGTCACAGTTCCAGTCTCAGCCTAATCAACTGCAACAACAATTGGGAATGCAACAGAGACTTCAAACTTCAGCTGGCATGCTTTTGCAACAGAATAACATTGATCAAAAGCAATATATTCAGGCTCCGAGGGGCCTTCAAGAAGTTTCATCCAGTAGTAAGTTCCTCATATACTGTCTTTGCAGTCTTTTACTATTGTACTCCTGTCTTTGCAGTCTTGTACTGTTACTCTACCTTAAAAGTTCCCTGAGTTCTTGTGTAAGACTTtgggcttttttttttccttgaagCTAAGGTTGTGTTATGCTTACCATCATTTGTTGCTGTAGCTCTACAGATATGAACAAAACTTTTGTTGCCCACTTACAGTTTTATCCATCTTAGGGATCTGAGATTTCTTTCTGTTTAACTTTAGTATCTTACGGCAATATTTATTCTATGAGAGCAAGCTTTAAATTGCTAggaataaaaaaaaaattggggaTGTCAACTATAATGAGGTGCAGTTATATACTGTAAGTCCACAGCTTGTTATTTTGACTAGGTCGATCTTCAGTGTTTTTTTCTTCACCAAATGTGTTCCTCATTTGTGTTTAGTGTTTCTGTAATTGTTACTCtgcaataatttttcttgtattCTAATCTTTAATTCAAAGTTGTGACTTCTTCTCCAGTATTAAGCATGCAAATTTCCGCACTGTTTGCATctggttcctttttttttgtgattggTTCCATTTTGTTTTAGGTTGCTACTTGATTGCTTGTTCATTGGTGTCTTCATTGTTTTAACAATCTTGCTTTCTATGCAGCTTCTGTGGATTCcactgctcaaactggtcatcCAGGTGCAGGTGATTTGCAAGAGGAGATATATCAAATGGTAAAGCATGTTACAATCCATTAGCATTGTCAAGCTTTTACTTGCAGCTTTCTAATGTTTGTTGAAGAAGAGTGCCAAGAATAGGTAGATCTGTGACTGTGATTCAACTGATTGAGATTGACCTATAAGATGTAATAACTGACATCGTTGAATATATGTTAGGATTTTTGCTTCCTGCCTGGTCCTAAATTCATTATGCTGCTTTTCTTTTGGTATCAATATTTCCTTGATCATTAATTTCGACCTGCACATATTTAGAAAACGCATTATTTGCGAACAGGTGCCGAACCGGACTGGTTAGGTGGCCTCAGTAGCACTCCTCAGATCTTGAGTTCAACTCCTGTGGGAGCGGATTTCaggctgaggttaaaaaaaaaatcccctcgcttgCCTACATGCCAAAGCATATGGAAAGTGTTCCTGGCCCGCCGGCCCGCTCTCACACGGGCAACGGTACAGGTTACGGCACCCCTGGGGcaagggttcgggggttttctcgacTTGCGTGAGAGGTCTTCTCTTAGCAAATGCCCTGGGGCTGTCATACCCCCCGCAGGTCGAGTTTAGAAAACACATTATTCCTTCTATTGATGCCGcagtttcttttctatttttttgtgTGCCAGCCATGATTGTAACTTAATGGAATGCCTTGGCAACCACTTTAtcgtttgtttgtttatttgtgcACAGATTAAGAACTTAAAAGACCAGTACTTTGCAGAACTCAATGATTTGTACAATAAAATATCTATGAAGATACAACATGTTGATAACCACATGCCAGCTCAAAAGTCTTCAGACCAGTATGAAAAGATGAAGAACTTCAAAGCATTGTTGGAGCGCACATTGCACTTCCTGCAACTTAACAAGAGCAGCATTCAGCCAGGTTTTAGAGAAAAAATCCCAATATACGAGAAGCAAATTGTCAATATCCTAAATTTTCAAAGAAGGAAGCCTGTGCAGGCAACAGGACAACAACAGTTTCAGCAATCTGTTGGGCAAGCTCCTAGCTCTAACATTTCACAGCAACAACAGGCTTCAGGTTTGCAGCAGCATGATAGTCATACTAATCAGATGCCTCAAGCAAGTTTGCCTAGCATTAGCACAGGAGTACAGTCCTCTGGTGCACCTGGCATCCAGCATGTATCTGCGCCTCAAGCAACAAACTTTGGTGTTCCAACAACACAGCAAAATGTCACAAATGCACTGCAGGCTGGCTCTAATTTGGAGAGTGCCCAAGGAAATAATTTTAATCATGTTCAGCATGGTTCAATGGGTTCTACATTGCAACAGGGAAGCACTGGTCCCATGCAGGGTGCAATGAATGCACAGCAGCAGTCCAGTAGTAATTTGTTATCCATCAATGCGATGAGTACAATGCAACCTAATACCAATTCCATGCAACAAAACGCAGGCTCATTGCAGCAGCTAAAGCAGCAACAACAGGAGCATCAGATTATGCAAAGTCAGCAAATAAAGCGTCAGCAGATTATACAACACTTACAGCACCAAAAGCAAATACACCAATCACAGCTACCAATGCAGCAACAATTACAGAAACAACAGCAGCAAGGGCAGATGCAGGTCCCACAGCTTTATTCTGGAAATGATATGAACGAGCTAAAGGTTAGGCAAGGACCTGCAATGAAATCTGGAATGTACCTGGGTCAACGCAACTATTATCAGCAGATGAAACCGGGTGGTGCCTTTCCAATTTCTTCTCCACAAAACCTCCAAGCATCATCCccacaaatttcacaccatTCTCCTCAGGTTGATCAGCACAATCTGTTGCAGTCTCAACTCAAGACTGGAACACCACTGCATTCAGCTAACTCACCATTTGTTCCATCTCCATCCCCACCTGTTGCCCCATCTCCTATACCAGTGGATTCAGATAAACCACTCTCCAACTTATCATCACTTACTAGTACTGGGCAGGCTGGACATCAGCAAACTTCCCTTCCACCTCAAACACAATCAATAGCCGTTAACACACCAGGCATATCTGCGTCACCCTTGCTAGCAGAATTCACAAGTGCCGATGGAAGTCAGGCTAATGTACCTACTCAAGTTCCAACCAAATCAAACGCAGCAGAAAGGCCCCTCGACCGCTTGCTTAAAGCAGTCAGTATCTCTCCAGCTTCCTATTTACTTTCTTTTGACAATTGTTTGGTCATACTTTTCTGAATGTGCTGTTGAATGCATATTATGCTTATAAATATCTAGAACATTCTAGCACAAAGAAAATGAGGCTTCAAATTTTGGCTATAGAAGTTTCGAATATGCCTTTTCCCAGCAACCCATCTGTACCATGCTAGCTCTTCAAAATATGAAAATTACCCTAGTCAAATTTTGTTGTACTTTTGGCTCTTGATACTTGTTGCATATCTGAAAGGTGAAAGCATGTGGAGCATAAGGCTTTATAGTTAACACGGTTTCTTATTATACTTTGTAATCTAGGGCTGAAAACCTGTTCTCCTTGTATGGCAATAATAGACATAAGTCATTGACACCCTCTAAAAATTAGTTTTATTTGATGATATATTGGAGTCTGCTAATATTTTCTTCATATGCTTCATGTTGAACTTGGTGTTGCTATGCAGTTGCGAACAACACAGCGCCAATCCCTTACTGCTGCAGTTAGCGATATAGATTCTGTCGTGAGTATGATTGACAGGATCGCTGGATCAGCACCTGGTAATGGTTCTAGAGCTGCCGTGGGTGAAGATCTTGTCGCTATGACAAAATGCCGCTTGCAAGCCAGGAATTTCATAACCCACGACGGGAGTGGTACATCAAAGAAAATGAAGCGGGACACTAGTGCTATGCCTCTTAATGTCTCATCACCTGGAAGCGTCAACGATGGCTTGAAGCAATCATATAGTGTGGAGACTCCTGAGCTGCAATCAACTGCAACCTCACGTGTCAAGTGTCAAAAGGCTGAGGTGTGGTTCTCCCCATATTTTTGTAGATAAGCTATGCAGAGCGCAATAGTCCTTCATTAACTTGCATATTTGTATCtaaaaggggaaatgttgtttATCTGGTATCTAAAGCGTTGCCTATCTAGTGTTTTGATCCCGTATCATGCGCATCGTTTTGCAGGTGAACCATGCTCTAATGGAGGAGATTCACGAGATAAACCAACAGCTCATAGACACAGAGCTCCATGTCTCCGAGGATGATGCTGAGTCATTCGCAGCTACATCTGAGGGGGCTGAAGGGACAGTCATTAGATGCACGTTCACTGCTGTTGCTGTTAGCCCCAGCTTGAAATCCATGTTTGCTTCGGCACAGATGGTGAGGCAGCCTCGTGTgatttctcctttttcttttttgttcaaGGGTCTGTGCTGGCATTGGTCGCCTCATTCTGTCGTATTTTGAATTTGTGTGGCAGAGCCCGATTCTGCCTTTGAGGTTGCTTGTTCCTGCTAGCTACCCCAAATGCTCCCCGGTGCTCCTAGACAAGTTTCCAGATGAACAGAGGTGCGTTGTGGTGTGGCATCATATATTTTTGTGTATGGAAGGTGGCGATTGATTTTGTATATTGTGGCTGCAGCAGGAACTCAGACGACCTCTCTACAAAGGCCAAGTCAAAGTTCGGCATATTGCTCCGCGGTCTAGCAGAGCCCATGTCACTGCGAGAAATCGCAAGGACATGGGATGCCTGCGCCCGCAAAGTGATCTCCGAGTACGCCCAGCAGACTGGTGGAGGCAGTTTCAGCTCGAGCTACGGTTGCTGGGAAAGCTGCGTAGGCGCTTGATGACACCGGCGGGCCTTGGCGACCGAGTACGTTTTATTTATCATGATTATCATAAGTATTTGTgttgagaaagaaaaaaagagaagggttGTCTGCCTGTTGTATACCTCCTTGATATCCTTGTGGTATTTTCAGTCTCACACCCAGATATGAATATGATTGTGTACAGGACAGGATAGGACAGTGTATGAAGCGAGCAGTGCACGGTGCTTTTGCCTAgtcaggcagcagcagcagtatcaTGCGTGTGCCTTGCCTCCTTGCAATAGGATACCCATTGTGATAGATGTGACTCATGGTTATCAGCAAACTAAACATGCATGTACTGTGATCCTAATTAAGGTCCTGTTGGGTTGGATGATTCTGATGGAGAGACCTCCTGACCTCAGGATCAATCAGAACATATAAAGTACTATGAGGTGCAGCACATGCTACAATTGAGAGCTACGTGCTGATGGGAATTGTATGCATTCGCGCATAGTTTTCGTTGTTATAATCCGCATTGCTTAATCCTACCAATCTGGTTCCTGTTGGGAGAAAggaatctgctgctgctgcatactATGTTAGGAGGAGCAGAGACCAGATTTCAATGTTGATACATCCATTGCATATCGAGAGAGATCTTTCTTGTCGCCTCCCTCCCCAGCACCCAGGGATGAATCTGTACTGCATATCATGATGACAGAGGGCAAAGAGGCATGATGGCCAAGGAaggttttgggggggggggggggggggggggtaaacaGGCATCGATAATGGATTTGCACTGTGTTGAGCAACAGGTGTCGTGCATGTATTGCTTTGGCTTTCGAACAGGAATAGAAGTGAGGCCCTGTTCTGTTTTGTTCCCTGAGCCAGGAAGTATTAGGAAATTTTGGCCATTAATTATGGTATTAAATAAAACTagtttacaaaattaactccaGAATTTCTGCGTTAGaaactctgaagaatctaatgagatctttgaccgcgTAATTAGAAAATGATTACTacagcatcactgtagtaaattataaattaattaccgtcattaattcgtcacgaaaaattatactcattcttaaaaaaattacaaataaacTGCATTTAACACTTTATTCAtgccagatttttttttgacttgTGTGCGCTAGAAAAACGAAACAAAGTGGAAAATACTGTAGTCATGCGAATCCGCTCCGTCCGTCTGCCGTGTTGCCATCCTCCGTCGTATGGTACCTGACTACCTGTGCTGCAGCAGCCTGAGACAGCTATGCTGCTTGTAAGTCACCACTGCTATAGTTTCCAAAAAACTTCCTTCACTacatatcacatcgaatcttcagatatgtgcatgaaacattaaatacagttaaaaaataattaattatacagtttaatTCATTAGtacaagatgaatcttttaagtctaattaatctataattagacattacTGGTTAAGTAATAACAAAATATACTATATTAttaaaatccaaacttttttacCAGCTAAACACACTCACCTGGCACACACAGCTTTGCCGAAGATGCAAGAGTGGAGTAGCACTGCAGCAGTCTGTGCAGCTGGAGCTCAGGGTGTGATCAAGCTTTTGAGAGAAAGAAGGAAGAGTGTGCAAATAGGAATCCCTTTGTGCAGTCTGTCAGCCCACTACTCGTCTGCCGGCGTCGCATCGCATCGCATCTCCAAAACGACGATACTCCAGGTGTAGAGTACTCATAGCTTGCTTGAAAGTGGTAGCTTGATAAGCAAATGGGAATCGTTGCTTCCCGTACTAGCGTCAAATTAATTAATGAACTTTTATCTCGTCTAGTTTAGTTTACTTCGTTGCGCAACCCAATCTCTGTGATTATACATCCAGAGTTACTACATTTATAAGTAGTAGTAGTAATTAATTTGCAAGCTCTGATAGATTGCAGGTGTCGCTCGCTCTGATTCCAAGCCCTGATGAGAGTGAATGAGCTGAAGCTGGGATGCTAGGCGGCTAGGCGGTGTTGGGCGTGCCGGCGTCGCTCCTGCTCTCCGCCGGGCTGTAGAGCGCCGAGCGTGTCTGCAGGGTCCTGCTGGGCCGGCTGTCCTCCAGCTGCCGCACCACCTCCGCCATggtcggccgcgccgccgccaccggcgcgcAGCAGCCCATGGCCAGCTTCAGCGCCTGCAGCAGCCCCTCCTCCGCGGGGGCGGGGCTCGTGCGCAGCCCCTTGAGCAGCTCCGCGtccagcacctcctccagcgccgtctcctccagcaccgccaccttcaccgccgccggcaggTCCGCCGCCGGCTTCCTTCCCATAAGCAGCTCCAGCAGCAGTATCCCGAAGGCGTACACGTCCGTGCGTGCGCCGCACCTCCTCATGGAGTGCAGCTCCGGCGCCTTGTAGCCGTccgccttggccgccgccagcaccgcctccgccgccgccggcaccagcAGCCGGTCAACCGCGTGCTCCGCCAGACGCGCCACGaagaggtcgtcgacgagcacGTTGGAGGAGCGCACGTTGCCGTGCGCCTCGCCCTGGGCGGCGTGCAGGTACgccagcgcgcgcgcggcgcccagCGCGACCTtgtggcggcgcggccacgtGAGCGGCGGACCGCCGGCGTCGCGCTCGTGCAGGAAGCCGTGCAGCGTGCGGGTGCGCGGGAAGTAGTCGTAGATCAGCAGCttctcgccgcgccggccgtggTAGAAGGCCCTGAGCGGCACGAGGTTGGggtggcgcgcgcgggcgaTGCGGCGCACGACGGGCGCGCAGGAGGCGGCGTCCTTGCAGCAGCCCTCCCGGAGCAGGCGCAGCTcgatggtgccgccgccgccggcgagcttggCCTTGTACACGGTGCAGTGGGCGGCCTTGTCGACCACCTGGCCGGTGGCGTTGAGCACCTCG carries:
- the LOC120713132 gene encoding mediator of RNA polymerase II transcription subunit 15a-like isoform X2, which translates into the protein MDGAANWRPTQGADPAAVAAAAGGVDPNAAAPAGGDWRTQLQPEARSRIVNKIMETLKKHLPVSVPEGLSELQKIAVRFEEKIYTAATNQSDYLRKISLKMLSMESQTKTQQNPGNAQVIPNQTPPGPGTMHQSPGLPPQGSNPAQSSAIPLMSQQQTRQPNASTSVQGSLPSLGQSLPGVSQTSTLQNMSGMPQNTMNNGLAQGTPQDMYAAQRQMAGRQQQQQAQNQLIYQQQKMLMNQKLQQNSLMQPHLQQQQSLLQSTQLQSSQQAMMQMSSGLQPGQSTISQTQPMAMQSATQSGIQQNPLNSVQQSVQSLLQQPTQSVMRQQQHPQSSMHQQPSLQQTQPTQQSNIPLQQQQPQLMGQQSNLQQNQLISQQNGAGLPVQSNNLLNIQQTQQMLNQQSMPLHQPQQLSPQGNMSSLHQQQQQQQQQNQQQQQQLLGTVPNVSSMQRMHMSNKAIQQPEQQHHAQQASMGLMQPQSQQNQLQQSQHMMSQFQSQPNQLQQQLGMQQRLQTSAGMLLQQNNIDQKQYIQAPRGLQEVSSSTSVDSTAQTGHPGAGDLQEEIYQMIKNLKDQYFAELNDLYNKISMKIQHVDNHMPAQKSSDQYEKMKNFKALLERTLHFLQLNKSSIQPGFREKIPIYEKQIVNILNFQRRKPVQATGQQQFQQSVGQAPSSNISQQQQASGLQQHDSHTNQMPQASLPSISTGVQSSGAPGIQHVSAPQATNFGVPTTQQNVTNALQAGSNLESAQGNNFNHVQHGSMGSTLQQGSTGPMQGAMNAQQQSSSNLLSINAMSTMQPNTNSMQQNAGSLQQLKQQQQEHQIMQSQQIKRQQIIQHLQHQKQIHQSQLPMQQQLQKQQQQGQMQVPQLYSGNDMNELKVRQGPAMKSGMYLGQRNYYQQMKPGGAFPISSPQNLQASSPQISHHSPQVDQHNLLQSQLKTGTPLHSANSPFVPSPSPPVAPSPIPVDSDKPLSNLSSLTSTGQAGHQQTSLPPQTQSIAVNTPGISASPLLAEFTSADGSQANVPTQVPTKSNAAERPLDRLLKALRTTQRQSLTAAVSDIDSVVSMIDRIAGSAPGNGSRAAVGEDLVAMTKCRLQARNFITHDGSGTSKKMKRDTSAMPLNVSSPGSVNDGLKQSYSVETPELQSTATSRVKCQKAEVNHALMEEIHEINQQLIDTELHVSEDDAESFAATSEGAEGTVIRCTFTAVAVSPSLKSMFASAQMSPILPLRLLVPASYPKCSPVLLDKFPDEQRNSDDLSTKAKSKFGILLRGLAEPMSLREIARTWDACARKVISEYAQQTGGGSFSSSYGCWESCVGA